The stretch of DNA CTTCCCCATGATGTTGGCCATATGGGCCTGTATACATAAGTAATCCTTTTACAATGCAAACAAACACACTTTGGGCATGATAGAATTTTGGGGTACATACCCTCAAGTTATGCCTCACGTGTCATGGGCGTACAACAGGGCATGTAGTCATTATCCTCTGCTATATAGAacctacatattctgcagctcttcttagggctctggcacatggggagattagtcacccgcggcaaaactccctgttcgcgggcgactaatctcccagagttgccttccccctgccatcccacggcgaacatgtaagtcgccggcgggatggcagacgccatCATGTAagtcgccccgccgcgtctgccatcccaccggcgacttacatgttcgccggtgggatggcaggggaaggctactcggggagattagtcgcccgcgaacagggagttttgccgcggggcgactaatctccccgtgtgccagagcccttagggtgaagacacacagagcttactagtagcagctacttgtcgtggctactaaaatagacaatgctaatcatttactgatattgtCTTAcgtgtattgtctatggaagggattttcagtagcttgaaaaagtagctgctactagtagcccggtgtgtctttagggcagtggtacacagggagattagtgcatgggcgactaatctccccgcaatgccatcccaccggctagagtgtaaattgccggtgggatggcatacgcgtcgctacgatgTCCCACGGTCGCTCAAAGTTTCCTCCAAAGACAACTTTGGCGCGCGTTCATTCCATGAAGTTTACGAATCGAAGTGCCGATTTTACGCAACACACTAAAGTCAGTAATCAGGGGCACCTCcaatctgcctgtatgttgtttgaaagtgcaagaaaatccacctgggggggggggacattaaAATTCCCtgaagatagtgccctggctggaatcaaactgacCGTAAAGCAGCAATGCCAACCAATGGGTCATTGGTTTCTAAAAAATGTGACCAAGAGCAAAGACTAATCAACATCTGACATTTGTCATCAGCCTGTGTGAACTTattataatcaatatatatatatataataataaaacttataTAATGTGACTTGCACACAGTATGTATCAGCTCCCTGTTACAACTGCATCATTTATCCATAAGGAATTATTTCAGGCTCTCAGTGTACTGATAACATCCATCTATCAGACTTACCTTGGGAGGTGGGATTTTGCATATCCCTGTCTTTTCAGCAATCGGTCAGATGCGTCCGATGAAACTCAGGGGATCAGAGAATTCCTCCCAGCTGGGCTCGAACACCGGGCATTCCGGAGGGGGCACAAATTCGATGTAGGCGGCCATTCCAAACAAGTGTTAATCCTCAGGTGGGTATAGAACTAGACAAGCGGTATAGTGCGGATAAGCATCCCAGATCTTGCTTGGATAAAGCCAGAGGCTCCTTTCTCTGTCATGAAGTAACGTCCCTCATCGAGTTTCTCTGTGATCCTTCACTACAGCCACGGATTTACTCCCCGTCTCTCCTGTTCCCTCAGTAACCAGTGCCTGATGTTACCAACACCGGAGGAAGCAAATACAGTCTAACACTTAGGGATTCCCTGAGGACTGTTGACAAAAAGATCACTTTATTCACCTCGCTGGTGGTTGTGACACTGGGCTAACGTTGAGTTTGCACCCCAATATCTACAGGTACTCCCTGTGGCTTCTATTACTGTATCTCCTACAGGCCCCCGGgacagcaggaacccccctgtGAAGCCCACAGAGTCCCCTAATTTCTGCCACAGAGGCAGGCAGATACTTTTGCTGGGACaatcaagactcccaaatatccaacccccagttccatataatataacgagctctttatttcagttcttgggtactcagggtgccaaagttccactaCTTACCTGACTATGACACCCCAAGTCCCAGAGTCACCTTGTAGCAATTCCCTAAGttagaattaatttctaatttcaaCAGACACCTCCTACCAGaaagcccccagtctgtgccactaGGGTCTCTGCAGCCTCGTTTTGAAAGGCCCAATGATGTGCCCCCTCTCAGGCAACTTCCTGTTGCAATTGCCCCCCCTGGGGCTTCCTAGTACCCAGTCCCCTTCCTGAAGCCCAGCAGCTCCTTCAGCACATccagtacttacagtaaattcCAGGCTCCAGTCCGTATCATTCCTAGGTCCATAAAGTCCTGATGCAACTTTGTAATGTGAAATTGGGGCCCTAAAGGATTAAAGAGGCTGGTTGTATAATCTCCAGGTATCCCTCCGCGCTAGTTAAAGCTATGTGGATTAATAACAGCCTGTAATGTGAAAAATAGCCGATAGATGGCGCTACATGAACATTCCTTTAGATAAAGGAGATCTTCACCTGGTTTTGCAAACGGTTGTTTCATCCGTGTGTAAAAAGTTTTTACAATTCCAGAACTGGAGTATAATCTATAGAATGGCTGCGAATGGGGGTGGAGTTGGGATAAAAATGGAATTAAGTGTCACAAATGTTCACACGCCTATTTCCTATGTAGAGGAAAAGTTAAATCAAAATCTTTCATTAGCAAtgataattataatgtattaatgaaattataatacatatactgtTATGAAGATAAAGACATGTTGTCATAATTCTCCTTTGCATATCGGGGTATTCGTTTTGGAATCTAAACCtgagggaattgtagtttaaacacatgtgGATAGCGATAgaataaactacaattcccagaagacaccTGGTGAGCGGGCGGGCCGACTCAAGTATCGCCCTAGCGGATTGGATGCTTCAATGATTCTGGATTGAACTGGGTGCGTGATTGGTTAAGCTTGCGGAGGCGGGCTGTTTGGATCGTAGAGTTAGGGGTGGGGTAACTGGTGGTAGGAGACCTGTGTAGTGGCTTGTACCAGAGCTCGTAAGGTGGGGTACAGGTAcgtacagtgtgacatctgggggcaggggttatatagatttatgcacagctatagcgccattggataggcctgtatgctaaataatgtgccataccccgcacttgaccccctaaccaatcgtagctcttatttggcacccccagagcttttattgtgctttttttgttccctCTATTAGAATAGGCATAAGGGTGGGTAACTAGACATAGGGGAACCTCCAGTAAGTGAATGTAGAAGCGCCTAATACATAGTGGGGCTGCAAGAGTAAAACTTATGGGAAATACTGTAGGGAACTCAATCTAGCGCTGGTAAAGCGATATGTACAATGGAAACAACGCGCGTTGCCATAGCAACCCCTCTCTCTTAGCGCAAAAAGGCCATGGTGTATGGCATTGTGTCAGATGGAAGAATTTATATTACCCATATATAACCCATCATCCCTCTCCCCAAAGATTGGGAGAgttgtatgtttgtttatttattatttatttatatactacttaTCCGCTaatcataaagaaataaagagatgTCTCGTTAAAACAGCCCATATCAAGCATATTCCTACTTAAAATGtagataaattagaaataaaataaataccagGAATCCAATAATTGACCAAAAATAAgcttaaaattgaatttaaaatgccGCCAAGTCCAAATCTACATTGAGTCCTTCCGGATGCaatgtattcaatttaaaaatccaAACGTTTTCTCGTTGTCTTAATCTAGTAAATCCGTCTCCACCTCTTAACTTGGGAGAATATGCTCCAGTCCCATAAAGAATATCAAGGCAAACCTTATCTGCGCTTTAAAAGATTACAAAACACAACAATATAGATATTAAGGTCTAGAAGGAAGGActgtaagaaagagaaaaaaaaaatatatatatatttttgcagtgcTAAATTGCCATTAACCAACATTAATAATTAGATGTAGCTGCCCTCCTCCCTACTAATCCTATAGTGCATACACAAATTATCTCCAAAGGAGTTGGCGCTAAAAACACCCAAAGAAgtgtaaaataattgtatatttattataaataaatcaatgtgttacatcaaagtagaatcaattttaaataataaaaaaaaaaaaaatcatatacaccACTAATTAAAAATACCAATTAGATTATATATACAAGAGAAAATCACATAGGGCAGAAGACATTAAATATAGTAACAGAAACCATGTATTACTTCCCAAAtgatttattattgaattccCAGTTAATGGCATATCATTCCCTCAGGAGAAATCAATTAGAGTGTTTAAAAAGAGAATTCATTGCTCTGACCCATATATGAGGAAATCAAGAGGGAAAATCAATAGAAATACACTGAATTAAAAATCCCACAGTATATCCcaattattagaataaaaaagtgaggagcttaaaacaccataaaacaatTAATTGGATCCTTAATTAACTTCTCCAGATATCAGATGCCAGTATTACACCGCCTATAGGCCAATATATGGCTCTTAGCCCACTGAGGGATATTAATAAAGAAGTTACACAAATAAAAACCCTTGTTTTCCCTCTTACTCTGTGCAAATACTAAGAATGCAGGCGTGCATATAGAGATAAAATTGCACACTATATGGTATTCAATTATCTCATAGCCTCCAAGTAACTACAAGCACACAATAAAACAGAGCCCTATACTGGGCATAAGAACAAATACACAACCCCccttgtcccggccgggaacttactaggGATAAGACAGAGAGAGGCACATTGGCTGAGGGATGCGACTCACACGCTGTTCCTTTCCCTTCGGTGACGTCACCGTAGGTGCCGGTCTGTCAATACGGGTCCTCTCTCCCAGGCagtccgacgcgtttcgcgctctgCGCTTCCCTCATGGACTATTGGGTTCCTATGGGCCAACCCCCTCTTTATACCCGCCTGCATACTATTCTATACTACATCTACTTTGATGTAACACAttgattattttataataaatatacaattatttttacacttccaTAAAGGAATATCCCTTTGGGATCACTATTATTGTGAAACAGCTTAAAATGTCTCGATACCCATGGTTCATTCTCCCTGCTTTACTGCTTACGGATGTGCTTATTAACCCTACTTCCCACTGATCTTATAGTCCGCCCCACATAAACTTTGTTACACGGACAAGTGAGAGCATAGACTACATATGTTGTGGCGACAATTAATAAAGGTCTTGGAAATTGGaatatccctattgggtttatttcatggttaaatgattccctttctctgtaataataaaacagtactgtacttgatcccaactaagatataattaccccttattggggcagaacagccctattgggtttatttaatggttaaatgattccctttctctgtaataataaacagtacctgtacttgatcccaactaaaatataattatccttattgaaagaaaaacaatcctattggatttaattaatgctttattgattttttttttagtagactttagatgtggagatcaaaattacttaaagaccccttatcctgcgcACTCTTGGTCCTGCACATTCTGGAGATAACAGGTttctatacctgtagttgctTCTTTTTGCTCCTCCTATAGACAACTCTGGACTGGTCCAAGCTGGAggggggttaaaggggttgttcacctttaaattaaagttttagtataatgtagactgctgcttctgagacaatttgcaatttgcgtcttcatttttttttatgatttaccttttgttcagcagctctctagtttaaaatttcagcagtcaTGTGGTTGCcttagggttcaaattacctaacaaccagggactggtttgaataagagactgatataatttataggagaggggatggattagaaaaatgagtaataaaaaggagcaaataatggaaaaactattgaaaataaataatgaagcccaattgaaacattacttagaattggccattctacaacatactaaaagttaatgtaaagggggagcctatgtgaaaaaaacacaaacaatttgtTTGTAATTGTATAATTCTCCTAAGTTGTGGCCCCCACCCCACCCTGGTTGCTCTTACCCCCAGCCTTTCCGTGCAGCTCCGGGAGATGAGGTTCTGTTGATGTTCCGTGCATTAGCTTGGCCCTTGCATCGTGGCCACAAACCTGTGTGCAGAAAGGACACCcccattcttatatatatatatatatacattatatacatatatatatcccaaCCTTATTACCCCTGCCTTTTCAATAGGGACATAAAATCAATCATCCACCCCCCACGACCCATATTGATGCTGGAGACCCAgtggtttaaaggggcagttcaccattaagttcaactttttagtatgttatagaatgcccaattctaaaACCCAACTTTTTCCCCaattgtcttcattatttgtttttcagagtttttaaatgatttgcctttttcttctaactctgtgcagctttcaaatgggcccggggccggaactaggggtaggcagaagaggcacctaggggcaacagtgggtgggcgccaggcaggcacctcttctttcacttacccctatttccatgccctttaccccCACCGTTCACCCACCTCCAGTGACCCCCGCAGCCCCACACATGGGAGGGGGGATGGGCCAagccggctggcttgccttgggtgcccggctggcttgccgcTGGCTTGCCCaccggctggcttgcctagggtgcccggctggcttgctagggtgcccggctggcttgcctagggtgcccggctggcttgcctagggtgcccggctggcttgccttgggtgcccggcggcttgccttgggtgccggCTGGCTGCTTGGGTGCCCGGCTGACTGCCTGGGTGCCCGGCTGACTTGCCTTGAGTGCCCGggtggcttgcctagggtgcctgggaTGGCTTGGTCCGGCACTGCCTgaggaaaaaaactattgctctgtgaatataaagtattgtttactttatattacttatttatatagtcaggccctctcctattcatttatcagtctttcattcaaaccacaaccctggttgcttaggtaatttggatcctagcaaccaaacagctgctgaaacgccaagctggagagctgctgggcaaagctgaaataattttaaaaaaaactacaaataaaaaaaaaatgaagaccaattgcaaattgtctcaaaggtaaacaacctcaGTTAAAAGGAGCTGTTGGTGGGAGCAGATTCTGCTCAATTGGGTAACACATTTACTCCCATTAGTCTAACTGGCCAATCAGGGCTCATCTCAGTATAAGCAGGTATACAAGTAGTTGCTAGGGGTTGTACCTTGCAGGGTATGAGTAGAGCTTGTTCCTTCCAGCCACCGGGGGTCTCCTCACCCAACTTAGTTGGCTGTATCGTCTCATCACCCTGGGGGGTGCGTCTCTCCCCCTGTTGCACGGGGAAgttggaaatacagggttatcgcTTTCAATGCTCAGGCTGCCCCCCATGAGGCGTCTCTGGATCACACTGTGTGGCTGCTGCAATCAGATTGGACCttgattataataatagtaatgtactgttaccctgcactagtAACCTAGGGGTaataaccctactatagtttatataaataccccgctgtgtagccccgggggcagccattcctgcactggtacagctgggtgtttgctacagaaaccctactatagtttatataaataccccgctgtgtaggggcagccattcctgcactggtacagctggggtgtttgctacagaaaccctactatagaaataccccgctgtgtagccccggggcagccattcctgcactggtacagctggggtgtttgctacagaaaccctactatagtttatataaataccccgctgtgtagccccggggcagccattcctgcatacagctggggtgtttgctacagaaaccctactatagtttatataaataccccgctgtgtagcccgggggcagccattcctgcactggtacagctggggtgtttgctacagaaaccctactatagtttatataaataccccgctgtgtagccccggggcagccattcctgcactggtacagctggggtgtttgctacagaaaccctactatagtttatataaataccccgctgtgtagccccgggggcagccattcctgcactggtacagctggggtgtttgctacagaaaccctactatagtttatataaataccctgctgtgtagccccgggggcagccattcctgcaccggtacagctggggtgtttgctacagaaaccccggggctacacagcggggtatttatataaactatagtaggaattcttaagcaaacatgcaacttttatcagagcagggcaacaggacattatatttaaatgccccAGCCAgtagctccggggcaacatgttgctccccaaccccttggatgttgctctcagtgcccccaaaccagggagttatttttgaattcctgacttggggcaagttttgaataaaacaagattccctaccaaataaagctgatagggtgcatagaggatGCCTAataagccaatcacagcccttatttggctcctccatgaacttttatggtgcttgtgttgctccccaagtctttttacattaggtcagttagggtaggactggccagaagggatgactttgacgtagttggcccagcttgaaggtatattgcaatgtacggacaaacaatcccctctttttgaggtggggagggaaggcatttcttagtagtgaaatgccctagtgtccaatttctacatattgataatgggtgagtgcagaggattttttgcggttgtttatatgtattttatggtcacagcctcattgcacccccgcttaatggtttacaatttagtggttgagcacaactttccctttttgtgttattgtttatacaggagcagtggccagctccatgttgtagcccccactattcccagctacagtcaggtgatcccaatggagctaataaaagggcaaccatatgggagttttaaccttatacgcaagcatgttgcaggtaaaacttagtccctttgctcagtactaatcttaaattacttatataggtcagttagggtaggactggccagaagggatgactttgacgtagttggccagcttgaagtatattgcaatgtacggacaaacaatccctctttttgaggtggggaggga from Xenopus tropicalis strain Nigerian chromosome 8, UCB_Xtro_10.0, whole genome shotgun sequence encodes:
- the LOC116406976 gene encoding uncharacterized protein LOC116406976 isoform X1 encodes the protein MQGLGRDTQNRDSPKREKDLRGSAILHQQRRLKQATQFVHKDSADLLPLDQLRRLGTSKDLQPHSVIQRRLMGGSLSIESDNPVFPTSPCNRGRDAPPRVMRRYSQLSWVRRPPVAGRNKLYSYPARAPISHYKVASGLYGPRNDTDWSLEFTVSTGCAEGAAGLQEGDWVLGSPRGGNCNRKLPERGHIIGPFKTRLQRP